In Marmota flaviventris isolate mMarFla1 chromosome 17, mMarFla1.hap1, whole genome shotgun sequence, a single genomic region encodes these proteins:
- the Tspan10 gene encoding tetraspanin-10: MEEGERSPLLSQDAAHWEPPVLTNRSPTTSHTVPPREDQVGAWSRRRCPSGAKHQGWKKGLGGGPAPSLPMGYSCLKYLTFLSNFLFSLLALLALAVGLWGLAVKGSLGGSWGGIVPPDPMLVLVLGALAVSAVSLLGCLGALCENSCSLRCFCGAVLFFLALEAMAGALVAALWGPLQDSLQHTLHVAITHYQDSPDLRFLLDQVQLGLRCCGVASYQDWQQNLSFNCDSPGTQACSLPASCCIRPWEDGALVNTQCGLGALRLDEDAAGQVVHLEGCGPAMLQWLHGNIQALGSCAIAIVVVQGAELLLATWLLKALAAHKTVEAVEAGPL, translated from the exons ATGGAAGAAGGGGAAAGGAGCCCCTTGCTGTCCCAG GATGCTGCCCACTGGGAGCCCCCCGTCCTCACAAACAGATCACCCACCACAAGCCACACTGTTCCACCTAGGGAGGACCAGGTGGGGGCCTGGAGTCGCCGCCGCTGTCCTTCTGGGGCCAAGCACCAAGGCTGGAAGAAAGGCCTGGGGGgaggcccagccccctccctccccatggGGTACAGCTGCCTCAAGTATCTGACTTTTCTCTCCAACTTCCTCTTCTCCTTGCTAGCCCTGCTGGCCCTGGCTGTGGGACTCTGGGGCCTGGCTGTCAAGGGGTCTCTGGGGGGCAGTTGGGGGGGTATCGTGCCCCCAGACCCcatgctggtgctggtgctgggggCACTGGCAGTCAGCGCGGTGAGCCTGCTCGGCTGCCTGGGCGCCCTCTGCGAGAACAGCTGTTCACTGCGCTGCTTCTGTGGGGCTGTCCTCTTCTTCCTGGCGCTCGAGGCCATGGCAGGGGCCCTGGTGGCAGCCCTCTGGGGCCCACTGCAGGACAGCCTGCAGCACACCCTGCACGTGGCCATCACCCACTACCAGGACAGCCCAGACCTGCGCTTCCTCCTTGACCAAGTCCAGCTGGGGCTGCGGTGCTGCGGGGTGGCATCCTACCAGGACTGGCAGCAGAATCT GTCCTTTAATTGCGACTCTCCTGGGACGCAGGCCTGCAGCCTCCCTGCGTCCTGCTGCATCCGTCCCTGGGAAGACGGGGCTTTGGTGAACACCCAGTGTGGTTTGGGGGCACTGCGCCTGGACGAGGACGCGGCCGGGCAAGTCGTGCACCTGGAGGGCTGCGGGCCTGCGATGCTGCAGTGGCTGCACGGGAACATCCAGGCCCTGGGCAGCTGTGCCATTGCCATCGTGGTGGTCCAGGGAGCTGAGCTCCTGCTGGCCACCTGGCTGCTGAAGGCCCTGGCTGCTCACAAGACCGTGGAGGCTGTGGAGGCTGGTCCCCTGTGA
- the Oxld1 gene encoding oxidoreductase-like domain-containing protein 1, whose amino-acid sequence MLLWSVAPGGRSLSVTVRRWGVGCILHRRHARVGASDGHRKLETGLVEGGSQACAEDTKQPKTSLLLGGPSGPPYSLPPELQLPTNCCMSGCPNCVWVEYAEALLRHYQDGGERALAALEEHVADENLKAFLRMEIQLRTRSGD is encoded by the exons ATGCTGCTTTGGAGCGTAGCGCCCGGAGGTCGCTCCCTGAGCGTCACCGTCCGCCGCTGG GGTGTGGGCTGCATCCTTCACAGGCGCCATGCCCGAGTGGGAGCCAGTGATGGCCACAGAAAGCTGGAGACCGGCCTTGTGGAGGGGGGCTCCCAAGCATGTGCAGAAGACACCAAACAGCCCAAGACCTCCCTACTCCTTGGGGGCCCCTCAGGACCCCCATACTCTCTGCCACCTGAACTCCAGCTTCCCACAAACTGCTGCATGAGTGGCTGCCCCAACTGCGTGTGGGTAGAGTATGCAGAGGCCCTGCTGCGGCATTACCAGGATGGTGGCGAGCGGGCCCTGGCTGCCCTGGAGGAGCACGTGGCCGATGAGAACCTCAAGGCCTTCCTCAGGATGGAAATCCAGCTCCGCACTCGAAGCGGGGACTGA
- the Ccdc137 gene encoding coiled-coil domain-containing protein 137 — translation MEGAERRAAALAGSARFGGRGRPQTRRRGQQQQRSALRPGQRGKGEKVVNCKPKNQDEQEIPFRLREIMRSRQEMKNPLSSKKRRKEAQVAFRRTLEKEARGTEPDIVVPKFKQRKGESDGAYIQRMEQEAQHVMFLSKNQASRHPEVQVASKKEKSDRKKSFQRRRLDKARQKKEARAADRLEQELLQDTVKFGEVVLQPPELTAKPRRSETRDQPCQKSLMLRKLLIPSNVSQPLTISLARQRIMQEERDRAVQAYRALKQQQQKQSTLPPKLPSHTQRTLGAQP, via the exons ATGGAGGGAGCTGAACGCCGAGCCGCGGCTTTAGCGGGGTCGGCGAGGTTTGGCGGTCGAGGGCGGCCGCAGACGCGGCGGCgcgggcagcagcagcagcgctCGGCCTTGCGGCCGGGGCAGCGTGG CAAAGGAGAGAAGGTGGTAAATTGCAAGCCCAAGAACCAGGATGAACAGGAAATCCCTTTCCGGCTCCGAGAGATTATGAGGAGCCGACAGGAGATGAAGAACCCTCTCAGCAgcaagaagaggagaaaggagg CTCAGGTGGCCTTCAGGAGGACTTTAGAGAAGGAAGCAAGGGGAACGGAACCAGACATTGTTGTCCCCAAGTTCAAGCAGAGGAAGGGGGAGTCTGATGGGGCTTATATCCAGCGCATGGAGCAGGAGGCCCAGCATGTGATGTTCCTCAGTAAGAATCAGGCCAGCCGTCATCCAGAAGTGCAGGTGGCTTCCAAGAAGGAGAAGTCTGATCGGAAGAAATC TTTCCAGAGACGACGACTGGACAAAGCCCGGCAGAAGAAGGAGGCAAGGGCAGCAGATAGGCTGGAGCAGGAGCTGCTGCAAG ATACGGTAAAGTTTGGAGAGGTCGTCTTGCAGCCCCCAGAGCTGACCGCCAAGCCCAGGAGGAGTGAAACCAGAGACCAG ccTTGCCAGAAGTCACTGATGCTGAGGAAGCTTTTGATCCCCAGCAATGTGTCCCAGCCCCTGACCATCTCGCTGGCCCGGCAACGAATCATGCAGGAGGAGCGGGATCGGGCTGTGCAGGCCTACAGAGCTctgaagcagcagcagcaaaagcAGAGCACATTGCCTCCAAAGCTGCCTAGCCACACCCAGAGGACACTTGGGGCACAGCCATGA
- the Arl16 gene encoding ADP-ribosylation factor-like protein 16 isoform X1 yields the protein MISPQARPIQWERGGGGPGAVRCGAAVAWRKVWMCLLLGAAGVGKTLLVKRLQKLSSRDCKGDLGEPPPTLPTVGTNLTDIVAQRKITIRELGGCMGPIWSSYYGNCHSLLFMMDASNPTQLSASCVQLLGLLSSEQLAEASVLILFNKIDLPCYMTIEEIKSLIRLPDIIACAKQNITTLEISARKGTGLAKVLHWLQDEHRSSR from the exons ATGATCAGCCCGCAGGCGAGGCCTATCCAATGGGAGCGGGGCGGAGGCGGGCCCGGCGCCGTCCGGTGCGGAGCCGCGGTTGCCTGGCGCAAGGTCTGGATGTGTCTGCTGCTGGGGGCCGCGGGCGTCGGGAAGACGCTGCTGGTGAAACGCCTGCAGAA GCTGAGCTCCCGCGACTGTAAGGGCGACCTGGGGGAGCCCCCGCCGACGCTGCCCACG GTGGGTACCAACCTTACTGACATCGTGGCCCAGAGAAAGATTACCATCCGGGAGCTTGGGGGGTGCATGGGCCCCATCTGGTCCAGTTACTACGGAAACTgccattcattgctg TTCATGATGGATGCTTCCAACCCCACCCAACTCTCTGCATCCTGTGTACAGCTCTTGGGTCTCCTTTCTTCAGAACAACTTGCAGAAGCATCAGTCCTGATACTCTTCAATAAGAT CGACCTTCCCTGTTACATGACCATTGAGGAGATTAAGTCATTAATCAGGCTCCCAGACATCATTGCTTGTGCCAAGCAGAACATTACCACGTTGGAAATCAGCGCCCGGAAAGGCACTGGGTTGGCCAAGGTGTTGCACTGGCTCCAGGATGAGCACCGAAGCAGCCGGTGA
- the Pde6g gene encoding retinal rod rhodopsin-sensitive cGMP 3',5'-cyclic phosphodiesterase subunit gamma has product MNLEPPKAEIRPPTRVVGGPVTPRKGPPKFKQRQTRQFKSKPPKKGIQGFGDDIPGMEGLGTDITVICPWEAFNHLELHELAQYGII; this is encoded by the exons ATGAACCTGGAGCCACCCAAGGCCGAGATCCGGCCACCCACGAGGGTGGTTGGAGGACCTGTTACCCCCAGGAAAGGACCACCCAAATTTAAGCAGCGGCAAACCAGGCAGTTTAAGAGCAAGCCACCCAAGAAGGGCATCCAAGG GTTTGGGGATGACATCCCTGGAATGGAAGGCCTGGGAACAG ACATCACAGTCATCTGCCCCTGGGAGGCCTTCAACCATCTGGAGCTGCACGAACTGGCCCAGTACGGCATCATCTAG
- the Arl16 gene encoding ADP-ribosylation factor-like protein 16 isoform X2: MISPQARPIQWERGGGGPGAVRCGAAVAWRKVWMCLLLGAAGVGKTLLVKRLQKLSSRDCKGDLGEPPPTLPTFMMDASNPTQLSASCVQLLGLLSSEQLAEASVLILFNKIDLPCYMTIEEIKSLIRLPDIIACAKQNITTLEISARKGTGLAKVLHWLQDEHRSSR, translated from the exons ATGATCAGCCCGCAGGCGAGGCCTATCCAATGGGAGCGGGGCGGAGGCGGGCCCGGCGCCGTCCGGTGCGGAGCCGCGGTTGCCTGGCGCAAGGTCTGGATGTGTCTGCTGCTGGGGGCCGCGGGCGTCGGGAAGACGCTGCTGGTGAAACGCCTGCAGAA GCTGAGCTCCCGCGACTGTAAGGGCGACCTGGGGGAGCCCCCGCCGACGCTGCCCACG TTCATGATGGATGCTTCCAACCCCACCCAACTCTCTGCATCCTGTGTACAGCTCTTGGGTCTCCTTTCTTCAGAACAACTTGCAGAAGCATCAGTCCTGATACTCTTCAATAAGAT CGACCTTCCCTGTTACATGACCATTGAGGAGATTAAGTCATTAATCAGGCTCCCAGACATCATTGCTTGTGCCAAGCAGAACATTACCACGTTGGAAATCAGCGCCCGGAAAGGCACTGGGTTGGCCAAGGTGTTGCACTGGCTCCAGGATGAGCACCGAAGCAGCCGGTGA